In Candidatus Eremiobacteraceae bacterium, the following are encoded in one genomic region:
- a CDS encoding PucR family transcriptional regulator ligand-binding domain-containing protein, with the protein MPKATCPKHKISLCLSTGGTLNVHDALATESLREAKVVAGSQGLEREVRWAHVIDMPDPAPWVRPGQFLLTTGFAWPKSEHDQRAQIRSLTGAGLAAMALAVPRYLDHFTPAAKEEADRLGLPLLEIPFEVPFAQITEELHRAILAEQYRVIERSEEIHRELTLAATRGSNLRDLARTLGELIWRSVTFEDPDGKLLAFYEAGGDEDAVRRETVRAEHSPASMIDAMEAKGLLAQVRASSGPLRIEAMPEVGLASPRVVCPIRIGSELVGLVWIIEGDSSLSELDNRAAEQAALVAALHIAHQRELAGTEARLGYASFLSLLEGAEDDPQAIERARLLGFDPRGRHRVGIAVIPEPLPLSREAFLRRERVAEQLRSRLAATGARPQLTAQLNRVAFLLPEDVETHDIVAGLSDDGVTVFIGRAYAGTQGARRSYREAQSLLNYQNGARVRTYEDALVPRVLMGDPGARTAFIEDLFGALKARRGGEALTKALLTLAASGFNFKETAETLGIHPNTLRYRLTRAVEATKLDLEDPDVRFRLQLAVRVLEFLAKDEKENCGIRT; encoded by the coding sequence GTGCCGAAAGCCACGTGCCCAAAGCACAAAATATCGCTCTGTCTTAGTACCGGCGGCACATTGAACGTACACGATGCGTTAGCGACTGAGTCGCTGCGTGAAGCCAAGGTCGTGGCGGGTTCCCAAGGCCTCGAGCGCGAGGTCCGCTGGGCCCACGTGATCGACATGCCCGACCCGGCCCCGTGGGTCCGGCCCGGCCAGTTCTTGCTGACCACCGGATTCGCATGGCCGAAGTCCGAGCACGACCAGCGCGCGCAGATCCGATCCCTCACCGGCGCGGGGCTTGCAGCGATGGCGCTGGCGGTGCCGCGTTATCTCGACCATTTCACGCCGGCCGCCAAGGAAGAGGCCGATCGACTCGGGTTGCCGCTGCTCGAGATCCCGTTCGAGGTCCCGTTCGCGCAGATCACCGAGGAATTGCACCGCGCGATCCTGGCGGAGCAGTACCGCGTCATCGAGCGCTCCGAAGAGATCCACCGCGAGCTGACGCTCGCCGCGACGCGCGGCTCCAACTTGCGCGACCTGGCGCGCACGCTCGGCGAGCTCATCTGGCGCTCCGTCACGTTCGAAGATCCCGATGGCAAACTGCTCGCGTTCTACGAAGCCGGCGGTGACGAGGATGCGGTGCGCCGCGAGACGGTGCGGGCAGAGCACAGCCCAGCCTCGATGATCGACGCGATGGAAGCCAAGGGGCTGCTCGCGCAGGTGCGAGCAAGCTCGGGCCCGTTGCGCATCGAGGCGATGCCCGAGGTCGGCTTGGCCAGCCCGCGCGTCGTGTGTCCGATCCGCATCGGCTCCGAACTCGTCGGGCTGGTCTGGATCATCGAAGGCGACTCGAGCCTGTCGGAGCTCGACAACCGCGCCGCCGAGCAGGCGGCACTCGTCGCCGCGCTGCACATCGCCCATCAGCGCGAATTGGCGGGCACCGAGGCGCGCCTCGGCTACGCTTCGTTTCTGTCGTTGCTCGAGGGCGCCGAGGACGATCCCCAGGCGATCGAGCGCGCGCGCCTGCTCGGGTTCGATCCGCGCGGCCGGCATCGCGTCGGCATCGCCGTCATCCCTGAGCCGCTGCCGCTGAGCCGCGAGGCATTTCTACGGCGCGAGCGGGTCGCGGAGCAGCTGCGCAGCCGCCTCGCGGCCACGGGCGCGCGGCCGCAACTGACCGCACAGCTCAACCGCGTCGCGTTCTTGCTGCCCGAAGACGTCGAGACGCACGACATCGTCGCCGGACTGAGCGACGATGGCGTGACGGTGTTCATCGGCAGGGCGTACGCCGGAACCCAGGGCGCGCGGCGCAGCTACCGCGAGGCGCAGTCGCTGCTCAACTACCAAAACGGCGCGCGCGTGAGGACGTACGAGGACGCCCTCGTGCCGCGCGTGCTGATGGGCGATCCCGGCGCGCGCACCGCGTTCATCGAGGACCTTTTCGGCGCGCTCAAGGCGCGCCGCGGCGGCGAGGCGCTCACCAAGGCGCTGCTCACGCTCGCCGCATCCGGTTTCAACTTCAAGGAGACGGCCGAGACGTTGGGCATCCATCCCAACACGCTGCGCTATCGCCTCACCCGCGCGGTCGAAGCCACCAAGCTCGATCTTGAAGATCCGGACGTTCGCTTCCGATTGCAGCTCGCCGTTCGCGTTTTGGAGTTCCTCGCCAAAGACGAGAAGGAAAATTGTGGCATCCGGACATAG